A part of Larkinella insperata genomic DNA contains:
- a CDS encoding site-specific DNA-methyltransferase, producing the protein MNLNDNDKGRIIELIKAGEKLPKEYIYKLFSDEEDVFLFWNGRKEDVTNVALPFHSIEHIDEPRREEKKVGDMFEMFDTRGRQLKGWTNKLIWGDNKLILSSLANGPIREEIEKQGGIKLIYIDPPFAVGADFGFEIEIGGEKAEKKQSIIEEIAYRDTWGKGISSYLSMMYERLKLMHTLLAEDGSIYVHCDWRMSSYLKIICDDIFGVESFINEIAWHYKRWPSKSRNFQKMHDIIHLYGKSDKRIFNVQLQELTEGTNKRWQGKKSKVEFLNGIRQVTQMTEEQSEGTPQDDVWDIPVVNSQAIERLDYPTQKPEALLERIIKASSNKGDLVADFFCGSGTTAAVAEKLGRKWITTDLGRFSVHTARKRLIGVQRELQASGKNFRAFEILNLGKYERQFFMDDLSNGKRKAKEALYVDLILEAYKAKRIDGHTALHGQKTGRFIHVGPLDVPVTQSRLAEIFAECRKNLYTQVDVLGFEFEMGLTPQFIQDLKEKGVAITLKYIPKDVFDKRAVEKGQVKFFDVAYLNTKEKINGESITIELTDFVTHYTQDDIEELQKSERPVSKVVIEDGQIIKVEKDKSGIINRTLLTENWYDWIDYWAIDFNYEDKKEIIKVKNEEGETEEHWTGNYLFENEWQSFRTKKNPKLEFTSIAYKYKKAGKYKVMVKVVDILGIDTSKIVEVNIK; encoded by the coding sequence ATGAACTTGAACGATAACGATAAAGGCAGAATCATTGAGCTAATAAAGGCAGGAGAAAAACTGCCTAAGGAGTACATCTACAAACTTTTTTCAGATGAAGAAGATGTATTCCTATTTTGGAACGGAAGGAAAGAAGATGTTACCAATGTAGCTCTACCCTTTCATAGTATCGAGCATATTGACGAGCCACGCAGAGAAGAAAAAAAGGTGGGTGATATGTTTGAAATGTTTGACACTCGTGGACGACAACTCAAAGGCTGGACAAACAAACTGATTTGGGGAGATAACAAACTCATCCTATCATCTTTGGCGAATGGACCAATCAGAGAAGAAATTGAAAAGCAAGGGGGCATCAAACTAATTTACATTGATCCACCTTTTGCCGTAGGTGCTGATTTTGGTTTTGAAATTGAAATAGGCGGAGAAAAAGCAGAAAAAAAACAAAGTATAATTGAAGAAATTGCGTACCGGGATACTTGGGGCAAAGGGATTTCATCCTATTTGTCAATGATGTATGAGCGATTGAAATTGATGCATACTTTATTGGCAGAAGATGGAAGTATTTATGTGCATTGTGATTGGAGGATGTCCAGTTATTTAAAAATTATCTGTGATGACATATTTGGTGTTGAATCCTTCATAAATGAGATTGCTTGGCATTACAAAAGGTGGCCCTCAAAAAGCCGCAACTTCCAGAAAATGCATGATATTATACATCTTTATGGGAAATCCGATAAAAGAATTTTCAATGTTCAATTACAAGAGCTCACAGAAGGTACTAACAAAAGATGGCAAGGAAAGAAAAGCAAAGTAGAGTTTTTGAATGGAATTAGACAAGTTACTCAAATGACAGAGGAGCAATCGGAAGGCACACCACAAGATGATGTTTGGGATATTCCAGTTGTAAACAGTCAAGCTATTGAACGATTAGATTATCCTACCCAAAAACCCGAAGCACTTTTAGAACGCATTATTAAAGCAAGCAGTAATAAAGGTGATTTAGTAGCAGACTTTTTCTGTGGCAGTGGAACCACGGCAGCAGTGGCAGAAAAGCTGGGCAGAAAGTGGATAACTACTGATTTAGGTCGTTTCTCTGTCCACACGGCCCGTAAACGTCTAATTGGTGTGCAGCGTGAATTGCAGGCCAGCGGAAAAAATTTCAGAGCATTCGAAATTCTCAACTTAGGCAAGTATGAGCGACAGTTCTTTATGGACGACCTGAGCAATGGGAAGCGAAAAGCCAAAGAAGCTTTGTATGTAGACTTGATTTTGGAAGCCTATAAAGCCAAACGAATAGACGGGCATACTGCTTTGCACGGTCAAAAAACAGGCCGGTTTATTCATGTTGGCCCTCTAGATGTTCCGGTTACTCAAAGCCGTTTGGCGGAGATTTTTGCAGAATGCCGCAAAAATCTCTATACACAGGTTGATGTATTGGGCTTTGAGTTTGAAATGGGCTTAACACCACAATTTATTCAGGATCTCAAGGAAAAAGGCGTTGCAATTACGCTCAAATACATTCCTAAGGATGTGTTTGACAAACGAGCAGTTGAAAAAGGTCAGGTGAAATTCTTTGATGTAGCGTATTTGAACACTAAAGAGAAAATTAACGGAGAATCTATCACCATTGAACTTACCGACTTTGTTACCCACTACACCCAAGATGACATTGAAGAATTGCAAAAGTCAGAGAGACCGGTTAGCAAAGTAGTCATTGAAGATGGTCAAATCATCAAAGTAGAGAAAGACAAAAGCGGCATCATAAACCGGACACTACTTACTGAAAACTGGTATGACTGGATTGACTATTGGGCAATTGACTTTAACTACGAAGACAAGAAAGAAATCATCAAAGTAAAAAACGAAGAGGGCGAAACCGAAGAACACTGGACAGGCAATTACCTGTTTGAAAATGAGTGGCAGAGTTTCCGCACCAAGAAGAATCCAAAGCTTGAATTCACAAGTATTGCTTACAAATACAAGAAAGCAGGTAAATACAAGGTAATGGTAAAGGTGGTGGACATCTTGGGAATTGATACTAGTAAAATAGTTGAAGTGAACATTAAATAG
- the ubiE gene encoding bifunctional demethylmenaquinone methyltransferase/2-methoxy-6-polyprenyl-1,4-benzoquinol methylase UbiE: protein MAVVPYKDKNTSKREQVEEMFDSISPKYDLLNHLLSAGIDIIWRKKAIQLLQPEKPRRILDIATGTGDFAIEALKLNPEKITGVDISEGMLKIGREKIRKLGVEDKIELRTGDSERLPFSDNVFDAVIVSFGVRNFENLLKGLTDMHRVTRRGGTCMVLEFSKPRKFPFKQFFSFYTNRLLPLIGRLVSKDTSAYTYLPESMQAFPDGPDFVRVLEQAGFTQTRWIPLTFGICSIYIGKKV from the coding sequence ATGGCCGTTGTTCCTTATAAAGACAAAAATACCAGCAAGCGCGAGCAGGTCGAAGAAATGTTCGACTCGATTTCGCCCAAGTACGACCTGCTGAATCACCTGCTCAGTGCCGGTATCGACATCATCTGGCGAAAAAAAGCCATCCAATTGCTGCAGCCGGAAAAGCCCCGCAGAATTCTGGATATCGCCACCGGTACGGGCGATTTTGCCATTGAAGCCCTGAAACTCAATCCCGAAAAAATAACCGGCGTCGACATTTCGGAAGGAATGCTGAAGATTGGCCGGGAGAAAATTCGGAAACTGGGCGTGGAAGACAAAATAGAGCTGCGCACCGGCGATTCGGAAAGATTACCCTTTTCAGACAATGTTTTCGACGCCGTGATCGTTTCGTTTGGTGTACGCAATTTCGAAAATCTGCTCAAAGGACTAACCGACATGCACCGTGTGACACGGCGGGGTGGCACGTGTATGGTTCTGGAGTTTTCGAAGCCGCGCAAATTTCCGTTTAAGCAATTTTTCAGTTTTTATACCAATCGCCTGCTGCCCCTGATCGGTCGGCTGGTGTCGAAAGATACTTCGGCCTACACGTATCTGCCCGAGTCAATGCAGGCGTTTCCGGATGGCCCGGATTTTGTCCGGGTTCTGGAACAGGCAGGATTTACGCAAACACGATGGATACCTCTTACATTTGGCATTTGCTCTATTTACATCGGAAAAAAAGTATAG
- a CDS encoding BT4734/BF3469 family protein translates to METNALRPNLLDVPISFFEYDHQRNHFANTPSQETTLRRIITTRYYRSTIEAIRTETDPTRQDQLKKQLPAITPVALLYHRRRDTTFAQKIKQQWPMLMGDIDRKDNPGIDMGELKKHMARLPYVLLCAYSVRGGLWFVVRLLEAQTPETLATHFRYLQKVFRDRFGIKLDASKGGNPTDLRFVSYDVEPYLNENATVMKGTYTPSPKPACRTFLDRPTKSVDQNDLVTRLVRYTQNAAEGQRHETLLKAAILAGGYVATGQMDEQTAVYALETVASEWPNFGKSQKTIRDGIGYGLAKPIDEPQDLPRSVVTEIKPDKTTKANFIRDAAPRVQIIQKEDPHVPADSGTPFNPINFFEWQRSYPPFNQLGLASLPETKRENGNEDES, encoded by the coding sequence ATGGAAACGAACGCCCTACGTCCGAATCTGTTGGACGTGCCGATTAGCTTTTTTGAGTACGATCATCAGCGCAATCACTTTGCCAATACGCCATCCCAGGAAACTACCTTACGGAGAATTATAACCACAAGATATTACCGTTCCACTATTGAAGCTATCCGCACCGAAACCGATCCGACCCGGCAGGACCAGCTAAAGAAGCAGTTACCCGCCATTACGCCCGTAGCTCTGCTTTATCACCGCCGACGCGATACGACGTTTGCCCAAAAGATTAAACAGCAATGGCCTATGCTAATGGGGGATATTGACCGGAAAGATAATCCCGGTATTGATATGGGTGAATTGAAAAAGCACATGGCTCGATTGCCGTATGTGCTGCTTTGTGCCTATTCGGTGCGAGGAGGACTCTGGTTTGTGGTACGGTTGCTGGAAGCCCAAACGCCGGAAACGTTGGCGACTCACTTCCGGTATTTACAAAAGGTTTTCCGGGACCGGTTTGGGATTAAGCTTGATGCCAGCAAAGGAGGCAACCCAACTGATTTACGGTTTGTCAGCTATGATGTCGAACCGTATCTCAATGAAAACGCTACCGTGATGAAAGGGACTTACACCCCTTCCCCAAAACCGGCTTGCCGAACGTTTTTGGACCGACCAACGAAATCCGTTGATCAAAATGATTTAGTAACCCGCCTGGTTCGCTACACCCAAAATGCCGCTGAAGGCCAGCGACACGAAACGCTTTTGAAAGCCGCCATTCTTGCGGGCGGATATGTAGCCACCGGCCAGATGGATGAGCAAACCGCCGTTTACGCCCTGGAGACCGTAGCAAGTGAGTGGCCTAACTTTGGCAAGTCCCAAAAAACCATTCGTGATGGTATTGGCTATGGATTGGCAAAACCGATAGATGAGCCGCAAGACCTACCCCGTTCCGTCGTAACTGAAATCAAACCAGATAAGACAACGAAAGCCAATTTTATTCGGGATGCCGCACCGAGAGTTCAGATCATTCAAAAAGAAGATCCTCACGTACCGGCTGATTCTGGTACGCCGTTTAATCCAATCAACTTCTTTGAATGGCAGCGATCCTACCCGCCGTTCAATCAGCTTGGTTTAGCGTCGCTACCAGAAACAAAACGGGAGAACGGAAATGAAGATGAAAGTTAA
- a CDS encoding type II toxin-antitoxin system VapC family toxin, whose amino-acid sequence MRLIDSNILIYAAKLEYTVLKELLEQDDLAVSELTKLEVLGYHGLTDEAEEYFNAVFSLVTILPITSTVINRATELRQQRNMKSADAIIAATSLLHCTELITRNTGDFDHIPDLIINNPID is encoded by the coding sequence ATGAGACTGATAGATAGCAATATATTGATTTACGCTGCAAAGCTTGAATATACAGTATTAAAGGAATTGTTGGAGCAAGACGACTTAGCTGTTTCTGAATTGACCAAACTTGAAGTATTGGGCTATCACGGTTTGACTGATGAAGCCGAAGAATATTTTAATGCTGTTTTTTCATTGGTTACAATTTTACCTATTACAAGTACCGTAATTAACAGAGCCACGGAATTAAGGCAACAGCGGAACATGAAATCCGCTGATGCAATTATAGCTGCAACATCTTTATTGCACTGCACTGAACTAATCACAAGGAATACGGGTGATTTTGACCACATTCCTGACTTAATTATAAATAATCCAATTGATTAA
- a CDS encoding Gfo/Idh/MocA family protein produces the protein MNRSDFLKTSALAGAAVMSRPLITLAQQSTYRTALIGAGWWGNNILRSAMQSGQSKLVALCDVDQRQLTKTAQEFSKLTSDKPKLYRDFRELLSREKPEIVIVATPDHWHPLIAIEAMKQGAHVYVEKPIGHTINEGKAMVKTARQTGKVCQVGTHRRVSPHNVSGMEFLKSGKAGKIGMARAFVHYGGGPGQMVPDEEAPKEMDWDLWCGPAPLRPYNRTMHPRGFRQYLDYANGTLGDWGIHWMDQILWWTEEKYPKKVFTAGGRAIKKDNTDAPDHQVTSFEFEDFTAVWEHRTFAANNAEKTHPQQAVGVYFYGTEGTFHMGWLDGWTFYPTDPKKPVIHQDAQLNKPDDQNIAQLWDDFLKAIKSKSLPTCDIEIGHRSTNMALLGMLSYKLGRSIEWDGKKQVIKNDAEANKLLSREYRGEWKYPV, from the coding sequence ATGAATCGTTCCGACTTTTTGAAAACATCGGCCTTGGCCGGTGCTGCGGTGATGAGCCGCCCCTTAATAACGCTGGCCCAGCAATCCACTTACCGAACGGCCCTGATTGGCGCCGGTTGGTGGGGCAACAATATCCTGCGCAGTGCCATGCAATCCGGGCAGTCGAAGCTCGTGGCGCTTTGTGATGTAGACCAGCGCCAACTGACCAAAACCGCCCAGGAATTTTCCAAACTCACTAGCGACAAACCGAAATTATACCGAGATTTCCGGGAATTGCTTTCCCGCGAAAAGCCCGAAATTGTCATTGTAGCCACCCCCGACCACTGGCATCCGCTCATTGCCATCGAAGCCATGAAGCAGGGCGCGCATGTGTACGTCGAAAAACCAATCGGCCACACGATCAATGAGGGGAAAGCCATGGTAAAAACCGCCCGGCAAACCGGTAAAGTGTGTCAGGTGGGCACGCACCGGCGGGTTTCTCCGCATAACGTGTCCGGAATGGAGTTTCTCAAATCCGGCAAGGCGGGTAAAATCGGGATGGCCCGGGCGTTTGTGCACTACGGCGGTGGTCCGGGGCAAATGGTGCCAGACGAGGAAGCACCGAAGGAAATGGACTGGGATCTCTGGTGCGGACCGGCCCCCCTGCGTCCTTACAACCGGACCATGCATCCGCGCGGCTTCCGGCAGTACCTGGATTACGCCAACGGAACCCTGGGCGACTGGGGTATTCACTGGATGGATCAGATCCTGTGGTGGACGGAGGAAAAATACCCGAAAAAGGTCTTTACCGCCGGTGGCCGGGCCATTAAAAAAGATAATACCGACGCCCCCGATCATCAGGTCACCAGCTTTGAGTTCGAAGACTTTACGGCAGTTTGGGAGCACCGCACGTTTGCGGCCAACAACGCCGAGAAAACCCACCCGCAACAGGCCGTCGGCGTTTATTTCTACGGGACGGAGGGAACCTTCCACATGGGATGGCTTGATGGCTGGACATTTTATCCAACTGACCCCAAAAAGCCGGTTATTCACCAGGACGCCCAGCTTAACAAACCCGACGATCAGAACATTGCCCAGCTGTGGGACGATTTCCTGAAAGCCATCAAATCCAAAAGCCTGCCGACCTGCGACATCGAAATCGGCCACCGCTCAACCAACATGGCTCTGCTGGGTATGTTATCGTATAAGCTGGGCCGTAGCATCGAATGGGACGGCAAAAAACAAGTGATCAAGAACGACGCCGAAGCCAATAAACTCCTGAGCCGTGAGTACCGCGGGGAATGGAAATATCCGGTTTAA
- the porT gene encoding type IX secretion/gliding motility protein PorT/SprT, whose protein sequence is MLTLLIPDLRAQSSMRYRRTHLEDYEDRTIRYGFLFAAPITRFNIKYSDAYVNADSAYQLYSPNKAGFRVGFILNTIMSERFDIRVTPAVSLYSRSVESRYPGGATKSEVRESTWVDFPVLLKYKSKRRRNSRMYMVGGASLGLETNVRRREVAGSSRLLTKNKDLAVEYGIGFEQFFEFFKFAPEIRFSHGLVNLFEPVQGNTANIGLQKLRTHTVTLYLNFE, encoded by the coding sequence TTGCTGACGTTACTCATCCCCGACCTGCGGGCGCAGTCGTCGATGCGTTACCGCCGGACTCACCTGGAAGACTACGAAGACAGGACCATTCGATACGGCTTTCTGTTTGCGGCTCCCATCACGCGCTTCAACATTAAATACAGCGATGCCTACGTGAATGCCGATTCGGCGTACCAGCTTTATTCTCCCAACAAAGCCGGGTTTCGGGTTGGTTTTATCCTGAACACCATCATGAGCGAGCGTTTCGATATTCGAGTAACGCCCGCCGTATCGCTGTATTCCCGCTCGGTGGAGTCCAGATACCCAGGCGGAGCTACTAAAAGTGAAGTACGCGAATCAACCTGGGTTGACTTCCCGGTTTTGTTAAAATATAAGTCGAAACGCCGGAGAAATTCACGAATGTACATGGTGGGGGGCGCGTCGCTCGGCTTGGAAACCAACGTTCGCCGACGCGAAGTAGCCGGTTCGAGCCGGCTGCTAACCAAAAACAAGGACTTGGCGGTTGAGTACGGTATCGGATTTGAGCAATTCTTCGAATTCTTCAAGTTCGCTCCAGAAATTCGGTTTTCGCACGGCCTGGTCAATTTATTTGAACCGGTTCAGGGAAATACGGCTAATATTGGCCTGCAAAAACTGCGTACCCACACGGTCACGCTTTATCTGAATTTTGAGTAA
- a CDS encoding helix-turn-helix domain-containing protein, producing the protein MNNPFEPINARLNNLEALTLEVLQLLRSPNQSASDQIGGIELAAQITRLSKARIYTLVSERAIPHKKRGNRLYFNRTELIAWVEQGNRQERGGLES; encoded by the coding sequence ATGAACAATCCATTTGAGCCGATCAACGCCCGGCTGAATAATTTGGAAGCGTTGACATTAGAAGTTCTTCAGCTACTGCGGAGTCCCAATCAGTCTGCATCTGACCAAATCGGCGGCATAGAGCTAGCTGCACAGATTACCCGCCTGAGCAAAGCCCGTATCTACACACTTGTATCGGAAAGGGCTATTCCCCACAAGAAACGCGGAAACCGGCTTTACTTCAACCGCACCGAGCTAATAGCCTGGGTAGAGCAGGGAAACCGGCAGGAGAGAGGAGGGCTGGAATCGTGA
- a CDS encoding VRR-NUC domain-containing protein, with protein MTAFQHLNALADQHKAARHPSFPAKYTPSSKYSDRDANGLTRCIVDYLNLSGHFGTRLASTGTYRADLQKFVHSQQRAGLPDVFGVVDGRAVFVEVKVGKDRLSDVQKQTIHQLEQAGAWVYVADSFQGFYDWFKVEFLTPPF; from the coding sequence GTGACCGCCTTTCAACACCTCAACGCCCTGGCCGACCAACACAAGGCCGCTAGACACCCCAGCTTTCCGGCTAAATACACACCATCAAGCAAGTACAGTGACCGCGACGCCAATGGTTTGACGCGGTGCATTGTGGATTACCTCAACTTATCAGGCCATTTTGGCACCCGCCTTGCCAGTACGGGAACCTACCGCGCCGACCTGCAAAAGTTTGTCCATTCTCAACAACGGGCTGGATTACCGGATGTGTTTGGAGTGGTTGACGGTCGAGCCGTTTTTGTCGAAGTGAAAGTTGGAAAAGACCGGCTTTCCGATGTGCAAAAACAAACCATTCATCAGCTTGAGCAAGCCGGAGCCTGGGTGTATGTGGCTGATAGCTTTCAGGGATTTTACGACTGGTTCAAAGTCGAATTTCTAACCCCGCCTTTTTGA
- a CDS encoding DEAD/DEAH box helicase codes for MKFSDPFKILSPNERWAPTQSQLDAFQNAYEKLLPPLVYKIRLAVAKWRDDNYIGASDTTKSLLNFWFNEEHLIGQTKFSFFFSQREAIESIVYLYEIANAKDKYELMKFDSSGRISTGMFDENWTRYVVKMATGAGKTKVMGLTLVWSYFHKLYEADSTLSQDFLVIAPNIIVLNRLRKDFDGLKMFFDEPFIPDNGFDDKDWKNDFQLTLHIQDDLKPITESGNIFLTNIHRVFFNEDPEQSFETTFLGVKPKPDADKSKGLDLGKILRSDKVKNLVVLNDEAHHIHDSSLAWFKSIEDINNKIKLKTGNGISLQADYTATPRHNNGAIFVQTICDYPLVEAIKHNVVKSPVLPDEASRQKIQEKDSNDFVERYRDYIHLGYLEWEQQYEELKNHKTPILFIMTMNTKEADHAAAFLEANYPKMRNSVLTIHTNTSGEIKESASSKKDKEELEKLRKAADDIDKDHSPYKAVVSVLMLREGWDVRNVATIVGLRPYGADSKVLPEQTIGRGLRKMFSLETPEKLVIVGTPKFLEFVEELKTEGVEFQYSPMGKGTKGKSPIIVEVDKENPDKDLDKLDIPIPQMSPRIYREFKNLEFIDVSKFQNEKVPIKKFSSDELKEIVFNDIEGNLSHKTIFKDTVPDYRNVIGFFTSSILKDSRLVSGFSILYPKVESFIKYQLFTNEVELSDPQTLRNLSEVKPKEVLRATFKKAIDDLTVTDKGTAEVKNYISLKLTKPKVAENQPFLVPKKSVFNKIIGDSPFEMEVASFLENRFSDVIAYAKNTMGEGGINFKIEYQAQDGNIREYFPDFFVKTGANTFYILETKGREDLDDLLKIKRLLTWCKDINNVQSEYTYNSVYVKQEKWDDLKNNLKSFKDLVSVFFIKDFGKKLSKEEAIQLIKKGADVSSFGDPIEWQKKDRTERKINGL; via the coding sequence ATGAAGTTTTCAGATCCGTTTAAAATATTGTCACCCAACGAAAGGTGGGCACCGACACAAAGCCAATTGGACGCTTTTCAGAACGCCTATGAAAAGTTGTTGCCGCCTTTGGTTTATAAAATCAGACTCGCCGTTGCAAAATGGCGTGACGACAATTATATAGGTGCATCCGATACTACAAAATCACTTTTGAATTTTTGGTTTAATGAAGAGCATTTAATCGGACAGACCAAATTCAGTTTTTTCTTTTCTCAACGGGAAGCGATTGAGTCCATTGTTTATCTGTATGAAATAGCCAATGCAAAGGACAAATACGAATTGATGAAATTTGACTCATCAGGTCGTATCAGCACGGGTATGTTTGACGAAAATTGGACCCGTTATGTAGTGAAAATGGCGACTGGTGCGGGTAAGACGAAAGTTATGGGTTTGACTTTGGTTTGGTCATACTTTCACAAACTCTATGAAGCCGACAGCACATTGTCACAAGACTTTTTGGTGATTGCACCCAATATAATTGTATTAAATCGTTTGAGAAAAGATTTTGATGGACTGAAAATGTTTTTTGACGAGCCATTCATTCCTGATAATGGCTTTGACGACAAAGACTGGAAAAACGATTTTCAATTAACACTTCACATTCAGGACGACCTTAAACCTATTACAGAATCGGGTAATATTTTCCTGACCAATATTCACCGAGTATTCTTCAATGAAGACCCTGAACAGAGTTTTGAAACAACCTTTTTGGGTGTGAAGCCAAAACCTGATGCGGACAAATCAAAAGGCTTAGACCTTGGCAAAATTTTAAGAAGCGATAAAGTTAAAAATCTGGTTGTGTTGAATGATGAAGCCCATCACATTCACGATAGTTCATTGGCTTGGTTCAAAAGCATAGAAGATATTAATAACAAAATCAAACTGAAAACTGGCAATGGAATCAGTTTACAGGCTGACTATACAGCAACACCCAGACATAACAACGGAGCAATATTCGTTCAGACCATTTGCGATTATCCGTTGGTAGAAGCTATAAAACACAACGTTGTAAAGTCGCCTGTTCTGCCTGACGAAGCTTCAAGGCAAAAAATCCAGGAAAAAGACAGCAACGATTTTGTTGAGCGATACCGTGATTACATTCATTTGGGCTATTTGGAATGGGAACAACAATATGAAGAACTTAAAAATCATAAAACCCCAATATTGTTCATTATGACAATGAACACTAAAGAAGCCGACCATGCGGCAGCTTTTTTGGAAGCCAATTACCCGAAAATGAGAAATTCAGTGTTGACCATTCACACCAATACATCAGGTGAAATCAAAGAATCAGCATCAAGCAAAAAGGACAAAGAAGAATTAGAGAAATTACGCAAGGCAGCAGACGACATAGACAAAGACCATTCTCCTTACAAAGCTGTTGTTTCGGTTTTAATGCTCCGTGAAGGCTGGGACGTTAGAAATGTTGCCACCATTGTAGGACTTCGCCCTTATGGTGCAGATTCAAAAGTTTTACCCGAACAGACCATAGGTCGTGGATTGAGAAAAATGTTTTCACTTGAAACACCAGAAAAATTGGTAATCGTTGGAACGCCTAAGTTTTTGGAATTTGTAGAAGAACTGAAAACCGAAGGCGTTGAATTCCAATACAGCCCAATGGGTAAGGGAACAAAAGGCAAATCGCCAATTATTGTGGAGGTGGATAAAGAGAATCCAGACAAAGATTTGGACAAATTAGACATTCCCATTCCACAAATGAGTCCAAGAATTTACCGTGAGTTTAAGAATTTGGAATTCATTGATGTGAGCAAGTTCCAAAACGAAAAAGTTCCGATAAAAAAATTCAGTTCAGACGAATTGAAAGAGATTGTATTTAATGACATTGAAGGTAATCTTTCTCACAAAACCATTTTCAAAGACACTGTTCCCGACTATCGAAATGTAATCGGATTTTTCACTTCTTCTATTTTAAAAGATAGCCGACTGGTAAGTGGCTTCAGTATCCTTTATCCAAAAGTGGAAAGCTTCATCAAGTATCAACTTTTTACCAATGAAGTTGAATTGAGCGACCCACAAACATTAAGAAACCTTTCGGAAGTAAAACCAAAAGAAGTTTTACGAGCTACTTTCAAAAAAGCTATTGATGACCTGACTGTTACCGACAAAGGAACCGCAGAAGTGAAAAACTACATATCGCTGAAACTGACAAAACCGAAGGTTGCCGAAAACCAGCCTTTCCTTGTTCCGAAAAAATCGGTATTCAACAAAATCATTGGTGATAGTCCGTTTGAAATGGAAGTGGCATCATTTCTTGAAAATCGTTTTTCAGATGTAATTGCCTATGCCAAAAACACAATGGGCGAAGGTGGGATAAATTTCAAAATTGAATATCAAGCACAAGACGGAAATATTCGCGAATATTTCCCTGACTTCTTTGTAAAAACAGGAGCTAATACTTTTTACATTCTTGAAACTAAAGGCAGAGAAGATTTAGATGACTTATTAAAAATTAAACGCTTGTTAACTTGGTGTAAAGACATCAACAATGTACAAAGTGAATACACTTACAACTCTGTGTATGTAAAGCAGGAAAAATGGGATGACTTGAAGAACAATCTGAAATCATTTAAGGACCTTGTTTCTGTGTTTTTCATAAAGGATTTCGGCAAGAAACTTTCTAAAGAAGAAGCCATTCAACTCATTAAAAAAGGTGCTGATGTATCAAGCTTTGGCGACCCGATAGAATGGCAAAAGAAAGACAGAACGGAGCGTAAAATCAATGGGCTATGA